One window of Amaranthus tricolor cultivar Red isolate AtriRed21 chromosome 13, ASM2621246v1, whole genome shotgun sequence genomic DNA carries:
- the LOC130797678 gene encoding glyceraldehyde-3-phosphate dehydrogenase, cytosolic: protein MAKVKIGINGFGRIGRLVARVILQRDDVELVAVNDPFITTDYMTYMFKYDTVHGQWKHHEVKVKDETTLLFGEKAVKIFGHRNPEEIPWKDAGADFVVESTGVFTDKDKAAAHLKGGAKKVVISAPSKDAPMFVVGVNEHEYKPELDIVSNASCTTNCLAPLAKVIHDRFGIVEGLMTTVHSITATQKTVDGPSAKDWRGGRAASFNIIPSSTGAAKAVGKVLPALNGKLTGMSFRVPTVDVSVVDLTVRLEKSATYDQIKAAIKEESEGKLKGILGYTEDDVVSTDFVGDNRSSIFDAKAGIALNDNFIKLVSWYDNEWGYSSRVVDLIVHMSKA from the exons ATGG CTAAGGTTAAGATCGGAATCAACG GATTTGGAAGGATCGGTCGTTTGGTTGCTAGAGTTATTCTTCAGAGGGATGATGTTGAACTTGTTGCTGTTAATGACCCCTTCATCACCACTGATTATATG ACATATATGTTTAAGTACGACACTGTGCATGGTCAATGGAAACACCATGAGGTCAAGGTTAAGGATGAAACTACTCTTCTCTTCGGTGAGAAGGCCGTCAAAATCTTCGGTCACAG GAACCCAGAAGAGATCCCATGGAAAGATGCTGGAGCTGATTTCGTAGTAGAATCCACCGGTGTCTTTACCGACAAAGATAAGGCTGCTGCTCACTTGAAG GGTGGTGCCAAGAAAGTTGTCATTTCTGCTCCTAGCAAAGATGCTCCTATGTTTGTTGTTGGTGTTAATGAACATGAATACAAGCCAGAACTTGACATTGTTTCCAACGCCAGTTGTACCACCAACTGCCTTGCTCCCTTGGCCAAG GTTATCCATGACAGGTTTGGCATTGTTGAGGGTCTCATGACAACTGTTCACTCTATCACTG CCACTCAGAAGACTGTTGATGGTCCCTCTGCTAAGGACTGGAGAGGTGGAAGGGCTGCTTCCTTTAACATCATTCCCAGCAGCACCGGAGCAGCCAAG GCTGTTGGAAAGGTTTTGCCAGCTCTCAACGGAAAATTGACCGGAATGTCTTTCCGTGTTCCCACTGTTGATGTCTCTGTTGTCGATCTTACTGTCAGACTTGAGAAGTCCGCTACCTATGATCAGATTAAGGCTGCTATCAA GGAGGAATCTGAGGGCAAGTTGAAGGGAATTTTGGGGTACACCGAGGATGATGTTGTTTCCACCGACTTCGTTGGTGACAACAG GTCAAGTATCTTTGATGCCAAAGCTGGTATTGCTTTGAACGATAACTTCATTAAGCTTGTATCTTGGTATGACAACGAGTGGGGATACAG TTCCCGTGTTGTCGACTTGATCGTTCACATGTCTAAGGCCTAA